Sequence from the bacterium genome:
GCTCCAAAAATCGCAGACCCCATACGTGGCGCTCGGGGTCGGGGCTCTGGTCGTGATCGCACTGGCGATGGTGGCCAATTTCCGCGGCGGACGCAGGTAGCGGTGCCTGTGAACGAACGGCAGGCCTCGGAGGTCGACCGGACCGGTCCACTAGACTCCCTCGACGTGACCAACCCGCACGAGCGCCTGCGTGAGCTGGGACTGATGCTGCCGGCGCCTCCGGCAGCCGTGGCCTCGTATGCGCCGACGCGACTGGTGCCGATTGGCGAAGGCCGCGCGCTCCTCTACGTGGCCGGCCAGGTGTCAGTCCAGGAGGGCCGGCGCTTGACCGGCCGCTGCCCTTCGGAGGTGTCGGTGGAGGAGGCTGGGGCGAGGGCACGCGTGTGCGCGCTCAATCTCCTGGCTCAGATGGAGGCGGCGGCGGGCCTGGAAAATGTCGAGCAGGTCACTCAGCTCATCGGTTTCGTGCTGTCGACAGATGATTTCGGTGAGCAGCCCAGGGTGATGAACGGTGCCTCCGATCTTCTGGTCGAGGTGCTCGGCGATGCCGGCAGGCACACAAGAGTGGCTCTGGGCACGAACGCGCTTCCCTTCTCGGTGACGGTCGAGATCGCGGCGGTGGCGGTTGTCCGCACCCGCTGAGGCGCGACCGGCGAGCGTGCGCCGACCTCGTCTGATCCTCCTGGGGAGCGTCTTGTACCTGGCCCTGATCTTCGGCGTGATGCTGTGGCGCGGCATCTCGATCGAGCCGGAGTGGGTCGTGCTCGCGCTGCTGGTGATCGCGATCGCTCTCGGGCGCGGACGCACTTTCATCGCCGACTGGACGCCATTCCTGCTGCTCTTCTTCGCCTACGAGGCCATGCGCGGCTTCGCCTCCAAAACCGGCTTCGCCCCGCACGATCTCTCCGGGCTCGAACGTGCGTTGTTCGGCGGCACGATACCCACCCTCACGCTCCAGCACGCCTTCTACCGGCCCGGTGTGGTCGGCTGGCAGGACGCGGTCGCGATGTTCTTCTATTTCATGCACTTCCCGCTTCCGATCGTCGTCGGCTTCGTCTTCTGGATCAACAGTCGAGAG
This genomic interval carries:
- a CDS encoding RidA family protein yields the protein MTNPHERLRELGLMLPAPPAAVASYAPTRLVPIGEGRALLYVAGQVSVQEGRRLTGRCPSEVSVEEAGARARVCALNLLAQMEAAAGLENVEQVTQLIGFVLSTDDFGEQPRVMNGASDLLVEVLGDAGRHTRVALGTNALPFSVTVEIAAVAVVRTR